Proteins from a single region of Primulina tabacum isolate GXHZ01 chromosome 5, ASM2559414v2, whole genome shotgun sequence:
- the LOC142544624 gene encoding uncharacterized protein LOC142544624 isoform X1 — MFPRSGLNFLRKSLNRRPNMASSTPDSPVSDANKNCNSSPKSHFLRTVCLSDWWLVKAESDSQGGGLSVSGFTSREQRAMRVFSSAPILKSHDMFTLETTDGICVLIKGFINKARTLENGFPSDVFNHFVFGFPPCWKEHAEKCMGEHSYVDNNERGIESQHEMDAERNSSKTKSSTITLPKKCDGEVGSSEDNTSVFSIALVNLERAFSSGNCVNGDHMTADRSVNCSIKNASTPSWFGGHANISLDIGILSACHLTNENRRTKGRASPGSCSKLQRKHKTTQILNPISGGYRTRSKSALLSACEKVKLKSVNFEPRGRKNLHCGGIGFKEPIEISETPNQAKDGRIAETKGSMDQAIYKGTTSQDRHGAADNEEHAVANESSISEKDGMSKMKTKRKLAYETPGSSMEGVLSGSSKSLNLSRSRSGRLLMPTLKFWCNERALYDAEGNITGIEDEVVPKHPVKGKDGKRQRRKRHLT; from the exons ATGTTCCCGCGCTCTGGTCTTAATTTCCTTCGGAAAAGCCTAAATCGGAGACCAAACATGGCTtcttcaactcccgatagtcctGTCAGCGACGCAAACAAAAACTGCAACAGCAGTCCTAAATCTCACTTTCTGAGAACG gtatgtttgtcggattggTGGTTGGTGAAGGCGGAAAGCGACTCTCAAGGTGGAGGTCTCTCTGTTTCCGGGTTTACTTCTCGAGA GCAACGAGCTATGAGAGTTTTTTCCTCCGCCCCTATTCTTAAGAGCCATGATATGTTTACTTTGGAGACCACTGATGGGATATGTGTCCTAATCAAAGGCTTCATAAACAAAGCCCGCACATTGGAAAATGGTTTCCCTTCTGAT GTATTTAACCATTTTGTTTTTGGCTTTCCTCCTTGCTGGAAGGAGCATGCTGAAAAGTGCATGG GTGAACATTCATATGTAGACAACAACGAAAGGGGTATTGAATCACAACACGAAATGGATGCCGAGCGAAATAGCAGTAAAACTAAATCTTCAACCATTACATTGCCCAAAAAGTGTGACGGTGAAGTTGGATCATCTGAGGACAATACATCTGTCTTCTCCATCGCACTAGTGAATTTGGAAAGGGCATTTTCTTCTGGAAACTGCGTTAATGGAGATCACATGACAGCAGATAGGTCTGTAAATTGTTCCATTAAGAATGCATCAACACCCTCATGGTTTGGGGGGCATGCCAACATTTCTCTGGATATTGGAATACTCTCCGCTTGCCATTTAACTAATGAAAATAGACGAACTAAGGGCAGGGCATCTCCTGGGTCATGTAGCAAACTGCAAAGGAAACACAAAACCACTCAGATATTAAATCCGATATCAGGGGGGTATAGAACTAGATCAAAATCCGCTTTACTGTCAGCCTGTGAAAAGGTAAAATTAAAATCTGTTAATTTTGAGCCCAGGGGAAGAAAAAACTTGCATTGTGGGGGCATTGGATTTAAAGAGCCTATAGAAATATCAGAAACTCCAAACCAGGCCAAGGACGGGAGAATAGCTGAAACTAAAGGCAGCATGGATCAAGCAATATATAAAGGAACAACGTCCCAGGATCGGCACGGTGCTGCAGATAATGAGGAGCATGCTGTTGCAAACGAGAGTAGCATATCTGAGAAAGATGGCATGTCGAAGATGAAGACTAAAAGAAAGTTGGCATAT GAAACTCCTGGAAGCAGCATGGAGGGAGTTCTCAGTGGCTCATCAAAATCTTTGAATTTGAGTCGATCAAGATCAG GGAGATTGCTGATGCCTACCTTGAAATTTTGGTGCAACGAGAGGGCACTTTACGATGCG GAAGGTAACATTACTGGAATCGAGGACGAAGTAGTTCCAAAACATCCTGTAAAGG GAAAAGATGGTAAACGCCAGAGAAGGAAGAGGCACCTCACCTAG
- the LOC142544624 gene encoding uncharacterized protein LOC142544624 isoform X2, with amino-acid sequence MRVFSSAPILKSHDMFTLETTDGICVLIKGFINKARTLENGFPSDVFNHFVFGFPPCWKEHAEKCMGEHSYVDNNERGIESQHEMDAERNSSKTKSSTITLPKKCDGEVGSSEDNTSVFSIALVNLERAFSSGNCVNGDHMTADRSVNCSIKNASTPSWFGGHANISLDIGILSACHLTNENRRTKGRASPGSCSKLQRKHKTTQILNPISGGYRTRSKSALLSACEKVKLKSVNFEPRGRKNLHCGGIGFKEPIEISETPNQAKDGRIAETKGSMDQAIYKGTTSQDRHGAADNEEHAVANESSISEKDGMSKMKTKRKLAYETPGSSMEGVLSGSSKSLNLSRSRSGRLLMPTLKFWCNERALYDAEGNITGIEDEVVPKHPVKGKDGKRQRRKRHLT; translated from the exons ATGAGAGTTTTTTCCTCCGCCCCTATTCTTAAGAGCCATGATATGTTTACTTTGGAGACCACTGATGGGATATGTGTCCTAATCAAAGGCTTCATAAACAAAGCCCGCACATTGGAAAATGGTTTCCCTTCTGAT GTATTTAACCATTTTGTTTTTGGCTTTCCTCCTTGCTGGAAGGAGCATGCTGAAAAGTGCATGG GTGAACATTCATATGTAGACAACAACGAAAGGGGTATTGAATCACAACACGAAATGGATGCCGAGCGAAATAGCAGTAAAACTAAATCTTCAACCATTACATTGCCCAAAAAGTGTGACGGTGAAGTTGGATCATCTGAGGACAATACATCTGTCTTCTCCATCGCACTAGTGAATTTGGAAAGGGCATTTTCTTCTGGAAACTGCGTTAATGGAGATCACATGACAGCAGATAGGTCTGTAAATTGTTCCATTAAGAATGCATCAACACCCTCATGGTTTGGGGGGCATGCCAACATTTCTCTGGATATTGGAATACTCTCCGCTTGCCATTTAACTAATGAAAATAGACGAACTAAGGGCAGGGCATCTCCTGGGTCATGTAGCAAACTGCAAAGGAAACACAAAACCACTCAGATATTAAATCCGATATCAGGGGGGTATAGAACTAGATCAAAATCCGCTTTACTGTCAGCCTGTGAAAAGGTAAAATTAAAATCTGTTAATTTTGAGCCCAGGGGAAGAAAAAACTTGCATTGTGGGGGCATTGGATTTAAAGAGCCTATAGAAATATCAGAAACTCCAAACCAGGCCAAGGACGGGAGAATAGCTGAAACTAAAGGCAGCATGGATCAAGCAATATATAAAGGAACAACGTCCCAGGATCGGCACGGTGCTGCAGATAATGAGGAGCATGCTGTTGCAAACGAGAGTAGCATATCTGAGAAAGATGGCATGTCGAAGATGAAGACTAAAAGAAAGTTGGCATAT GAAACTCCTGGAAGCAGCATGGAGGGAGTTCTCAGTGGCTCATCAAAATCTTTGAATTTGAGTCGATCAAGATCAG GGAGATTGCTGATGCCTACCTTGAAATTTTGGTGCAACGAGAGGGCACTTTACGATGCG GAAGGTAACATTACTGGAATCGAGGACGAAGTAGTTCCAAAACATCCTGTAAAGG GAAAAGATGGTAAACGCCAGAGAAGGAAGAGGCACCTCACCTAG
- the LOC142545762 gene encoding histone H4, with the protein MSGRGKGGKGLGKGGAKRHRKVLRDNIQGITKPAIRRLARRGGVKRISGLIYEETRGVLKIFLENVIRDAVTYTEHARRKTVTAMDVVYALKRQGRTLYGFGG; encoded by the coding sequence ATGTCAGGACGTGGCAAGGGTGGCAAGGGTTTGGGAAAGGGCGGAGCAAAACGTCATCGGAAGGTTCTGCGCGACAACATCCAGGGCATCACAAAGCCCGCCATCCGCCGGTTGGCACGTAGGGGCGGTGTCAAGCGCATCAGTGGTCTTATCTACGAAGAGACTCGTGGtgtgttgaaaatttttctGGAGAACGTCATCCGTGATGCTGTTACTTACACGGAGCATGCTCGCCGTAAAACTGTCACCGCCATGGATGTGGTGTACGCGCTGAAGCGACAAGGCCGCACACTCTACGGATTTGGCGGTTAG
- the LOC142545761 gene encoding uncharacterized protein LOC142545761 has protein sequence MEVWVPCNTSTHQNISSNSGYSLDPHNLTRCNARDITMNELKTCFTEFLNIQESQKSLSGFCLSSDRKAIGHVVKKEDGHEDSNNSISSSSASEKLFNEYATFTPPGELEVEELFGGKDIQETDVTAGLPEVNSSVKQSLSTPVKLVSVMKGNREKQGIPTKKLSVTWAPDVYDPVPTSVSHFPSYNNQQFRGNGKGHGKNKQKGGSKSLRGSKGKEKKQARKNSGNANKFKPLW, from the exons ATGGAAGTGTGGGTTCCTTGTAATACTTCCACCCATCAGAATATAAGCAGCAATAGTGGATATTCACTGGATCCTCACAATCTAACTCGTTGCAATGCGAGGGACATTACTATGAATGAACTGAAGACGTGTTTCACTGAATTTCTGAACATTCAAGAGAGCCAAAAATCATTGAGTGGCTTCTGCCTGTCTTCCGATAGAAAGGCTATAGGTCATGTTGTGAAGAAGGAAGATGGACATGAAGACTCTAACAACAGTATATCAAGCAGTTCAGCttctgaaaaattatttaaCGAGTATGCCACATTTACACCTCCTGGAGAACTTGAAGTAGAGGAATTGTTTGGTGGGAAAGATATTCAGGAAACGGATGTTACAGCTGGGCTCCCTGAAGTAAATAGTTCTGTTAAGCAGTCCTTGTCT ACTCCTGTGAAGCTCGTATCTGTCATGAAAGGGAACCGTGAAAAGCAGGGAATACCAACTAAGAAGCTTTCTGTGACATGGGCTCCTGACGTCTATGATCCAGTTCCAACATCAGTTTCACACTTCCCTTCTTACAATAATCAACAGTTCCGCGGTAATGGCAAGGGGCATGGAAAGAACAAGCAGAAGGGTGGCTCCAAATCTTTGCGAGGAAGCAAGGGAAAAGAAAAGAAGCAAGCTCGAAAAAACAGTGGAAATGCCAACAAGTTCAAACCTTTGTGGTGA
- the LOC142545763 gene encoding uncharacterized protein LOC142545763 has protein sequence MNGSNPSATPNFDNLLIQSLMGRLNTRTPPFHAPPFSADKSLEDLFSDMLLNLSDSESDSDNTDNPSSSSKTQLAREEAKLEKEIIRTVLSGEIEKLNPNSGQAVTMGGHHICVGFHEESGSDYRVWEWHGHIMLFDEDNGYTPEYIYGNYFEKVVAGKMKVKKNKASDGVDKGEKEVEEKAVNMGLKELIDSVELGSSRILHRNLYASSGSPRF, from the exons ATGAATGGCAGCAATCCCTCCGCAACCCCCAATTTCGACAACCTCCTCATCCAATCTCTAATGGGTCGCCTCAATACTCGTACTCCTCCCTTCCACGCGCCACCTTTCTCGGCCGATAAATCTCTCGAAGACCTCTTCTCCGACATGCTACTCAACCTTTCGGACTCTGAATCGGACTCGGATAACACCGATAATCCATCCTCGTCATCGAAAACCCAGCTCGCTAGAGAGGAAGCTAAGCTCGAGAAGGAAATCATTCGCACCGTTCTTAGTGGTGAGATCGAAAAGTTGAATCCCAATTCTGGTCAGGCTGTGACAATGGGTGGGCATCATATTTGTGTGGGTTTCCATGAGGAATCTGGGTCGGATTATAGAGTTTGGGAGTGGCACGGGCATATTATGTTGTTTGATGAGGATAATGGGTACACGCCTGAGTATATTTATGGTAATTATTTTGAAAAGGTTGTTGCAGGgaagatgaaagtgaagaagaaTAAAGCAAGTGACGGCGTTGATAAGGGTGAAAAGGAGGTGGAGGAGAAGGCGGTGAATATGGGATTGAAGGAGCTGATCGACTCGGTAGAATTGGGCTCCAGTCGGATTCTGCATCGAAATTTGTATGCCAGCTCCGGATCACCAAG GTTCTAG
- the LOC142545765 gene encoding protein SLOW GREEN 1, chloroplastic-like, whose amino-acid sequence MATLNLTAAKATRRHQPHITSTYLRPSSFTVPCYSLSFGTPPPPLPRLFHTPIKAAFQHSKCTNPDNPEPYLKFQTNPRKTPGIPLNSILAPLKAILIATVTAAALFISQFHFVLKPAISAPVFPPSTVESSTKDAVADEERERSIEEHLISNPYDIDGLKDLMEIKIKSKKIPEAVEILDKLIDLDPDEKEWPMLKAHLYAYSGDTESAKNGFTELLKKDPFSVEAYHGLVTVASEDDSSEELETIEKKVEDAMNLCKKENKKADMRDFKLLLAQIRVLEGRYETALKTYQELVKEEPRDFRPYLCQGIIYTLLRKNSEAEKSFEKYRRLVPKGHPYASYFDDNMIATKVFAQKLENERATAKS is encoded by the coding sequence ATGGCCACTCTGAATCTCACTGCCGCTAAAGCCACCCGCCGTCACCAACCGCACATCACCTCCACTTATCTACGCCCTTCATCTTTCACCGTGCCTTGCTACTCCCTCTCCTTCGGAACCCCCCCTCCTCCTCTTCCTCGCTTATTCCACACCCCTATCAAAGCCGCTTTCCAACACTCGAAATGTACGAACCCCGATAACCCTGAGCCCTACTTGAAATTTCAAACTAACCCTCGGAAAACCCCCGGGATTCCGTTAAATTCAATTTTGGCCCCACTCAAAGCCATTCTCATCGCTACAGTCACTGCCGCAGCTCTCTTCatttcccaattccatttcgtaTTGAAACCCGCCATTTCTGCTCCGGTTTTCCCCCCTTCCACCGTGGAATCCTCGACGAAAGATGCAGTTGCTGATGAAGAAAGAGAGAGATCAATTGAAGAACATTTGATCTCAAACCCGTATGATATTGATGGTCTCAAAGATTTGATGGAAATCAAGATAAAGAGCAAAAAGATCCCCGAGGCTGTTGAAATTCTTGATAAGTTAATCGATCTTGATCCCGACGAGAAAGAATGGCCAATGTTGAAAGCCCATTTGTATGCATATAGTGGGGACACAGAATCGGCGAAAAATGGGTTCACTGAGCTTCTGAAGAAGGATCCTTTTAGCGTGGAAGCGTATCATGGTCTAGTAACTGTGGCCTCGGAGGACGATTCGAGTGAAGAGTTGGAGACCATTGAAAAAAAAGTCGAGGACGCAATGAATCTGTGTAAAAAGGAGAATAAAAAGGCTGACATGAGAGACTTTAAGCTTTTGCTTGCACAAATTCGAGTTCTTGAGGGGCGATATGAAACCGCATTGAAAACTTATCAAGAATTGGTAAAGGAGGAGCCTAGGGATTTTAGGCCTTATTTGTGTCAGGGCATAATCTATACTCTTCTGAGGAAGAACAGTGAAGCAGAGAAGAGCTTCGAGAAGTATCGGAGATTGGTTCCAAAAGGTCACCCGTACGCAAGTTATTTCGATGATAATATGATTGCCACCAAAGTTTTTGCCCAGAAGTTGGAGAATGAAAGAGCTACGGCTAAGAGTTGA
- the LOC142545766 gene encoding protein SODIUM POTASSIUM ROOT DEFECTIVE 2-like, protein MKKMDIFCTSQVSTAICLNMEQQQPWISPSPSSSLLLGRALDRHNPIIRDSRRIPKSLPPCNISQPPVSPRPIKNQVKKKNTKNPPKENDDQAEISNGLTTKGTDEKVSNDHDGGNDNTKAAVLARKRWNCTRPGDFISPPGSTRYLLSDKAVPSADPEPGSKQFPAEISKSEALKTEDPSSSPEQVVVLRVSLHCRGCEKKMRKHISRMEGVTSFDIDFLAKKVTVVGNITPLSVLSSISKVKNAQLWYPTIPSSIPQLSLSDSEFKKGYRVAGE, encoded by the exons CACATCACAAGTTTCGACGGCCATTTGCCTCAACATGGAACAACAACAACCATGGATATCGCCTTCTCCGTCTTCGTCTCTTCTACTTGGTCGAGCCCTCGACCGACACAATCCCATTATTCGTGACTCAAGAAGAATCCCGAAATCACTCCCTCCTTGCAACATTTCTCAGCCGCCTGTCTCCCCCAGGCCAATCAAGAATCAAGTTAAGAAAAAGAATACAAAAAACCCTCCAAAGGAAAACGACGATCAAGCCGAGATCTCGAATGGTCTCACCACAAAAGGAACTGATGAAAAAGTTTCAAATGATCATGATGGTGGGAATGATAACACTAAAGCTGCTGTTCTTGCGAGGAAGAGATGGAACTGTACCAGGCCAGGTGATTTTATCAGCCCTCCCGGTTCTACTAGGTATTTGTTGAGTGATAAGGCTGTTCCTAGTGCTGATCCCGAACCAGGATCTAAGCAGTTTCCAGCTGAAATTTCCAAGTCTGAAGCGCTGAAAACGGAGGACCCTTCTTCATCTCCAGAGCAG GTGGTTGTTCTTAGAGTGTCACTGCATTGCAGAGGATGTGagaaaaaaatgagaaaacATATCTCTAGAATGGAAG GAGTCACATCTTTTGACATAGATTTTCTAGCAAAGAAGGTAACTGTAGTGGGGAACATTACACCATTAAGCGTCCTATCCAGCATATCTAAGGTGAAGAATGCCCAACTCTGGTATCCTACAATACCATCTTCAATCCCACAACTCAGTTTGAGTGACTCAGAATTCAAGAAAGGGTATAGAGTAGCTGGTGAATGA